The following proteins are encoded in a genomic region of Candidatus Hydrogenedentota bacterium:
- a CDS encoding Gfo/Idh/MocA family oxidoreductase has translation MSKTIQRRQFLKTAATGAGLLLLPSGTVFGANTPNNRLNVALIGAHGRATAHYDGLAGENVVALCDVDENHLALAAKKFPKARHYVDWRKCLQRKDLDAVVCCTTDHTHAFIANWALNRDLHVYCEKPLANSVEEARVVRATYLKKKDKLATQVGTQRHEHENFNRVRELILDGAIGELKAVHAWGNRQIRRPGYLPAEGSPPKTLHFDLWIGPSPMHPYNPGYFSGQPGANCLQWNMYWDFGSGQVGDMGSHTMDIAWNALDADLPTAAEATGDAFNPEVTPVELKATFQIPANDWRPALPVIWHQGGAMPQSPMECIDLNKIGHGAMFKGSKGFLIADFDNRILLPYGKQADLTYYNRRPADKILPAMNGFQREWIDACKGRLKTSCDFDYSGKMIEMMLLGLVAYRVGKPLEYDGANGRVTNCAEANDLLRRQYRKGWTLNG, from the coding sequence ATGAGCAAGACAATCCAGCGCCGCCAGTTTCTCAAGACCGCCGCCACCGGAGCCGGGCTGCTCCTATTGCCTAGTGGCACGGTGTTCGGCGCGAACACCCCCAACAATCGCCTCAACGTTGCGTTGATCGGGGCGCACGGCCGGGCCACCGCCCATTACGACGGGCTTGCGGGGGAAAATGTCGTGGCGTTGTGCGATGTGGATGAAAATCATCTGGCGCTCGCGGCCAAGAAGTTTCCCAAGGCGAGGCACTATGTAGATTGGCGCAAATGCCTCCAGCGGAAGGATCTCGATGCCGTCGTGTGCTGCACGACGGATCACACGCATGCCTTCATCGCGAATTGGGCCCTGAACCGGGACTTGCATGTCTATTGCGAGAAGCCGCTGGCCAACAGCGTCGAGGAGGCGCGCGTGGTCCGCGCGACCTATCTGAAAAAGAAAGACAAACTCGCCACGCAGGTCGGCACCCAACGCCACGAACACGAGAATTTCAACCGGGTGCGGGAGTTGATCCTCGACGGCGCCATTGGGGAACTCAAGGCGGTCCATGCGTGGGGCAACCGCCAGATCCGGCGTCCGGGATACCTGCCCGCCGAGGGATCGCCGCCGAAGACCCTGCACTTCGATCTGTGGATTGGTCCTTCGCCGATGCACCCGTACAATCCGGGATATTTTTCCGGCCAGCCGGGGGCCAATTGCCTGCAATGGAACATGTACTGGGATTTCGGCAGCGGGCAGGTCGGCGACATGGGCAGCCATACGATGGATATTGCCTGGAATGCGCTGGATGCGGATTTACCCACAGCCGCCGAGGCAACCGGCGACGCATTCAATCCCGAAGTGACGCCCGTCGAACTCAAGGCCACGTTCCAGATTCCTGCCAACGACTGGCGCCCCGCCCTCCCGGTGATTTGGCACCAGGGCGGCGCGATGCCGCAATCGCCGATGGAGTGCATTGACCTGAACAAGATCGGCCACGGCGCGATGTTCAAGGGATCCAAGGGGTTCCTGATCGCGGACTTCGACAACCGGATCCTGCTGCCCTACGGCAAACAGGCGGACTTGACCTACTACAACCGCCGTCCGGCGGACAAAATCCTCCCGGCCATGAACGGTTTTCAGCGGGAATGGATTGATGCCTGCAAGGGCCGTCTCAAAACGTCCTGCGATTTTGATTACAGCGGAAAGATGATTGAAATGATGCTGCTCGGCCTGGTGGCGTATCGCGTGGGCAAGCCCCTTGAATACGATGGCGCCAACGGCCGCGTCACGAACTGCGCCGAAGCCAACGACCTGCTGCGCCGGCAATATCGCAAGGGCTGGACGCTGAACGGATAA
- a CDS encoding kelch repeat-containing protein, whose translation MKRSKAMGFPFIMATYACCYIWCFTPVCATGESAKSSAVPEMNYSWSCATTAAPWPPRVRHAVAVFHDRLWVIGGTSDLYHGLNDIWSSADGVNWEQVASSAPWPARENHQAFVFGDKLWVAGGIDYAVSYNDVWFSADGSTWENPIPSAPWSPRCNHNILTTGQGIWLLGGYYPELNDVWFSPDGVQWTQVVEHASWSSRMGQAGAVFREYVWIAGGVYFNTSINSTTQFNDCWYTDNGENWIQAVENAPWHVRFGHALVSFSNRLWIFGGTYLTGSGHYAHFVNLNDIWATSDGADWTRMPDAPWAPRRWHASAVFNGKLWILGGIAKSGIEEAKIVNDVWCMSPVTVSIQATGSTWREEGRPLDLKAVTDGISEPIRYQWIKDGSPLAGVTTDMLHIEAIAPSDEAAYTCQITDQYDASFTADPVLIRVFASGSLPVCGLGGCAIMTLGCLLAGWRLLIRRGALGS comes from the coding sequence ATGAAACGGTCGAAAGCCATGGGTTTCCCGTTTATCATGGCAACATACGCTTGCTGTTATATCTGGTGTTTTACGCCGGTTTGCGCCACCGGGGAAAGCGCCAAGAGTTCCGCCGTGCCGGAGATGAATTATTCCTGGTCCTGCGCGACTACTGCCGCTCCATGGCCGCCGCGGGTACGTCACGCTGTTGCTGTATTTCACGATAGATTGTGGGTAATAGGGGGTACTTCCGACTTGTATCACGGATTGAACGACATATGGTCTTCTGCGGACGGCGTCAATTGGGAGCAGGTCGCGTCGAGTGCGCCGTGGCCGGCACGCGAGAACCATCAGGCATTCGTCTTCGGGGACAAACTTTGGGTTGCGGGTGGTATAGACTACGCCGTATCGTACAACGACGTTTGGTTTTCGGCAGATGGAAGCACATGGGAAAATCCGATACCATCAGCTCCATGGTCTCCCCGATGCAATCACAACATTTTGACAACGGGGCAAGGAATCTGGCTCCTGGGCGGCTATTATCCGGAACTGAATGATGTGTGGTTCTCGCCGGACGGTGTGCAGTGGACACAGGTTGTGGAGCATGCATCCTGGTCCTCTCGCATGGGACAAGCAGGCGCGGTCTTCCGCGAATATGTCTGGATTGCCGGCGGCGTCTATTTCAACACTAGTATTAATAGCACCACACAATTTAATGATTGCTGGTACACTGATAATGGCGAAAACTGGATCCAAGCGGTTGAGAATGCGCCATGGCACGTTCGCTTCGGACATGCGTTGGTGTCGTTTTCCAACCGGCTTTGGATTTTTGGCGGCACCTATCTGACCGGATCGGGGCATTACGCGCACTTTGTCAATCTGAACGACATCTGGGCAACGTCCGATGGCGCCGACTGGACTCGAATGCCCGATGCTCCTTGGGCGCCACGCCGCTGGCATGCCAGCGCAGTTTTCAATGGGAAACTGTGGATCCTTGGCGGTATTGCAAAGTCAGGAATTGAGGAAGCCAAGATTGTCAACGACGTCTGGTGCATGTCGCCGGTGACGGTATCCATTCAGGCAACGGGTAGTACGTGGCGGGAAGAGGGCCGTCCCTTGGATCTCAAGGCGGTTACAGACGGCATTTCAGAACCGATACGCTATCAGTGGATCAAGGATGGGTCACCCCTTGCCGGCGTGACCACGGACATGCTTCATATCGAAGCCATTGCGCCGTCCGACGAAGCCGCCTACACCTGCCAGATCACCGATCAATACGACGCATCCTTTACCGCCGACCCGGTCCTCATTCGCGTCTTCGCTTCCGGCAGTCTGCCTGTCTGTGGTCTTGGAGGCTGTGCCATTATGACGCTGGGATGTCTGCTCGCCGGTTGGCGTCTTCTGATCCGACGCGGAGCGCTTGGGAGTTGA